The region CGCTGCCTACCCGCCGACCGACTCGGCCGTCATCCCCCGGGTACGGGGTCGACTCCGGTACGTCCTCCAGGGCATCGAGGCGGCCGATCCGCAGACCGACGTCCTCGCCGGTCTGGTCCGGGCTCTCGGGCTGGAGTCCGCCCTGTACCTCGACGCGATCGGCGAAGACATCCGCCCGGTGATGCGGCAGATGCTCAACCGGGTCGCTACCGAGTACCCAGGGGTGAAGGAGATCGTCAAGGCGGTCGAGGGCCTGATCGGCGAGTCGGCGATCTCGGTGTACGGCTAGTTCCGCGGTTCCGGCACGTGGGTCCCGCCTGCACCGGGACCCACGTGACCGTCGGCGCGGTGGACAACATGAAGACCCCGAGCCCGCCCTCGTCGTCGCGGATCTGCACGTGGTGGTGAGCTGTACATCGTGCCCCGTCACCTGTACGCGATGCTGGGCTGCACTGTCTGCTGGGGAGTCGAACCCCGCGCTGCCCCTCACGCGCCAGGAGGGGTCGGAAACCGCCGACCTCGGTGTGTGCCCGCCTCCGTGACGACTACCTGCTCACGTTGTCGCCCCACGCCTAGTCCAGGAGGTCGGCCTCCCAGTTGGTGCGTTGGATCCGTACGTCCAGTTCGCGGATCTCCCGCGCGAGCCGGTCGGCCTGCTCGCGTAGCTGCGCGACGGGAAGAGCGGAGACCATCGCCAGCTCGGACCTCAACTGCCGCACCGCATGGCCACGCTGGCTGCCGGCCGCCGCGTCCGCAGCGGCGGTGACCACCGAGTGACGCATTCGGAGTACGTCCCGACGGGCGAGCGCATCGGTCAACGTACCGTCGTCGCCCATCGTGACAGTGGCGTTGGTCCGGTTGATCCGGCGGATCAGCACTTCAAGCGTCTCCAGCACGTCATCGACCTCGACCAGCAGTCGATGCGCATCCTCGGACGGCGTCTCGCCCTCCTGGTACCGCGCATTGGTGGTGATGCGCGCACGAAGTTGTTCCACCCGGCGAGCTGCGTCCGCCCGTTCAGCCAGCGCCTCGGCAAGCTTCACTTTTGTACCTTCCTGGCCGTGGTCCACCACCAATATCAGTCATGCGGGTGGTTCACCAACTTTCTCGTCAGTGGGTACGACCTCGGCCGGTTGTCAGAGGGGGCTGGTAGGAGTGGTCACGACATGGGCAGTGGTTCACAGTCGGGGGAGCGGATGGAAACTCGTGCGGCGGCCCAGCGCTGGGCCCGGACGTGGGCGACGGCCTGGCCGGTCAAGGACGTGGCGGCGATCGTCGCCCTGCAGGCCGAAGAGGGCGACCACTGGGCATCGATGTTCCGGCCCTACCGGGGGCGGGACGGGCTTCGGGAATACGTCACGGAGTGCTTCGCCGAGGAGACTCGCCCCGCCGAGACCTGGTTCGCCGAGCCGCAGGTCGACGGCGCTACGGCAGCCGTGGAGTACTGGGTGGTGCTCTACGTCGACGAGAAGCCGACCACCATCTCCGGCTGTACGGTGCTGCGCTTCGACGAGTCCGGCCTGGTGACGGAGGCCCGGGACTATTCACACGTCAGGGAAGGGCGGCACCTGCCCCCGGACGGCCTCTTCGACTAGTGCTGTACCCGGTAGAGGTTTCGCACCAGGCCGATCTCGGCGACGTTCTTGGTCAACTCGATGTTGACCCAACCCGCCACGTCGGCCAGCGTCAGCTTCTCGCCCCAGGGCAGCCCGGCGGTCCGCTCGACGGAGTCGAGGTCGGCATCGGTGAGCGGCAGCAGGTTCGCCCGCCAGTCGTCTCGCAGACCGCGTAGCCAGTCGGTCGCCGCCGCCATGCTGCCCGGCCAGGTGATCTCTTCACGTTCAGGTGCCCCGGAGCCGAAGCAGTGCCCGAGGGTGGTCGTCCACCAGTAGCCGATGTGCCAGGTCACCCAGCCGACGGAGACGGCCGGCACCGGGTCCGGCTCGGGCACCGCCCAGTCGGCCACCCAGCGACCGTGCTCGTCCGGTCGTACGGCCCAGCAGACCGGTGCCGGCTCCCAGTGGCAGACCGTGTCGTCCAGGTCGGCCAAGTGGTATTCGAGCAGCGCCCAGGCGATGTCGAGTTGTCGGGTCAGCAGATCCACGCGCGCTACCGGCATCCGGGGATCCTGGCAGCGCCGGCGACGATCCGGCAATCGGATTTATCGGTCGCGAGAAATTCTTTTGAAAGTCAGGCAACCGATTCCGTCCCGGGGAGGCACCTAATGGTGAAGGGAGTCGGATGCGACGTGACGAGGATGAGGGTCGGCGCCAGTTCAGCGAGTACTTCGCTGCCCGGCGTGAGGCGGTCCGGCATACCGCGTACCTGATCTGCGGTGACTGGCACTGGGCGGATGATCTGACCCAGGCTGCGTTCATCCGGGTCGCCACAGCCTGGCATCGGATTCGTGACCCGCAGGCGGTGGATGCGTTCGTCCGGACCTGCCTGGTGCGGACGTACTTGTCCGAGACCCGGCGAGTGTGGCGGCGCCGCGAGCGCTCAGTGGCGCAGATGCCGGATCAGGCCAGCGGGAACGACGACGCCGAGTCGGCGACCCGTCGGGTGCTCTTCGCTCAGGCGTTGCGGCAGGTGCCGCCTCGTCAGCGGGTCACTCTCGTCTGCCGGTTCTATCAGGGACTCGACGTGGCCGAGACGGCCGCCGCGTTGGGCTGCTCGGAGGGCACTGTCAAGGATCGTTAGATGCTAGTTTCGTTCATGTGGGGACGCGCATCGATCGAGGGATCCTGGTCATGGTACGGAAACGGTCGGCCCGGCAAGTTTCGACGCGGTTCGACACGAAAGCTGCTCTGCTCGCGGGCGGGGCTGACGTGCGGGCGGTGCGGTATCAGCGGGCAAGTCAGGATAAGAAGGAACAGGGTAAGAGCGTCAGCGACCAGGGCAACCTGAACCTGGCCGAGATCCACCGCAACGGATGGTCGGAAGCGGCCTCGTTCACAGACAACAACCTGTCGGCGAGTCGCCACGCGACGAAGGAGCGCGAGGACTTCGAGCGGATGATGGACGGCATCCGCGCTGGCCGCTACGACGTCCTCGTCGTGTGGGAGGTGTCCCGCAAGGAACGCGACCTCGCCGTCTTTGTCAAGATCCGCGACCTGTGCCACGAGGTCGGCCTCTACTTCTGGCTGGTCGGCGGGGTGCTGTTCGACCTGCGGGACAAGAACGACCGGATGATGCTCGGCTTCCAAGCGGTGCAGGCCGAATGGCTGGCCGATTCGATCCGCGACAACGTGCTGCGCGGCATCAACGGTGCCGCCGAAGCGGGCCGACCGCACGGGAAGGTCACCTACGGGTACCGGCGGATCTACGACCAGCGCACCAAAGCGTTGCTGCGCCAGGAACCGGACACGGAGACCCGCCAGGCGGTCGCCGCAGACGGCACGGTCACCGAGTACTCGCACGCGCAGGTGGTGCGGGACAACTTTCGCAAGATCTCCGAAGGCATGCCACTGACCGTGCGGGAAGCCGAGTTGAACCAGCTCGGCATCCCCGCGCCGCAGGGTGGTGTCTGGCGGCGCGGGGTCTTGCGCAAGCAGGTGATGAACCCGGCCTACATTGGCAAACGGGTGCTGCGCGGGGAGATCGTCGGTGACGGGATCTGGCCCGCCCTGGTGGACGAGGAAACCTACTGGTCGGTGGTACGGATGCTGGCCGACCCGTCCCGCACGACCACCCGCCCCGCCCGCGCGGTCCACCTGCTGTCGTACATCGTGCGCTGCGGCGTCTGCGGCGGGCCGTTGTCGTCGCAGAAGGTGAACCGGCACGGCTGGACCGGCCAGGTGTACTCCTGCCTGCACAAGCGGTGCGCCGCGGTGAAGGCCGAGTATTTGGACGAGTACGTGCAGCGGGTGGTGGTGGCGTGGCTGTCCCGCCCCGACGTGTACGAGATCCTCTCCACCGCTGGCGCCAGTGACGAGGAGGCCGCGTTCGCCCGTGCGGAGGCGCAACGGTTGCGGGGGGAGTTGGAGGACTGGCGCAAGCTCGGCGAGGAGGGCGACGTCACCGCGATCGCCTACGCCCGCGCGGAGAAGCGCCTGCTGGCGAAGATCGCCGAGCACGAGCAACGCGCCGCCGAGGCCGGGGTTCCCGCCGTGCTGCGCGGACGGATCGGGGATCAGGCTGTACCGGCGTGGCAGGTACTCGGAGACGACGTCGCGGTCAAGCGGGAGATCATCCGCCTCGTCGCGGACATCAAGCTCCTGCGGGCCGGGTTCAAGGGCGAACGGCGATCGTTCGGCCGCCACCGCCTCGACTGGCGGTGGAAGTTCGGCCCGCAGGACCAGCAGGCAGCCTGAACCGCTAACGGCAGCCGAGCCGAGTCCTCGAACGACTTGACCTTCACGCAGAGGCGAGTGTCGATCGTGTCCGCCGCCCCGCCCACCACTGGGCGGGGCGGCGTCATCCGCCGACGGAAGGTGTCTCGCCGTGCCCCGCGAACGACTCAGCGCCCTCGCCTCCATCCCGGACGACGTGACCGATCCGCTGCTGTGGCGGCTCGCCCTCGACGTCGCCGCCGCCCACCAACCTGACGAGGACGGCAACTGCCGCAACCTGCAGTGCGTTAGCCAGCGCGGCATGTGCTCCGCCGTGCGCCACGCCCGTCGCGCCATGGCGTGCGCACGGTCTGCTCGCCAAAGCGCGCCTCACCCCAGCTCAGCGGCCCTTCAAGGTCGCGCTGCTGTGCCCATCCGCCAGGTCTCCGGATTTCGCGGCTGGTTCCGTGCGTCCGCCGTGGCGGAAGCGGGACTTCCGCTGCGGCGGATCGCTGCGATGCCAGCCGCATGAGACGGAAGCTGGTGCCTTACCGCAGCCGAGCGAGAGCGCAGGCGAGCCGTTCCGCTGAACCGTCGCCAGGTGCTATCCGGCCGGCCGATTTCTCAATAGCGGTGTAGACGTCGGGCAGCCACAGCAGCGACCAGCGGTCCAGGCTTCGTACGTGCGCCAGATAAGCACTGAGCTTGGCGTGATGGGCTTGTGTGGTGAGTAGGAACAGCTGCGCTTCGGCTGGAGCGTGGGAGGCGTACTTGTCGAGCTGCGTATCGTCGTCTTGTTGTGAGTTGAGCCTGGAGCGGATCTTCACCTCGCACTCGATGACGATCTGGCCTGCGCGTGTTCCCACGATGTCCGCCTGTCTTCCGCGTTGGCCGAGGTCGAAGGCCACGTCGGGTCCGCACCGAAACAGGGCGTCCGCCAGTCCGGGGATGCATCGCAGCCCGGCCAGCAATAGCGCTTCGAGTAGCCGCTCGTCGGCCTTGCTGGCAACCTGGGGATGGCTGAGGACGGCTAGTGCCGTGACCACGAACGTTCAGAGTGTCGGGGTCAGGCTGCGCGGGTGGCGGGTTGGCCCCATTGTCGTTGTCGTTCGCTGCGAATGCGGGCGCGTTCGCGGCGTTGGGCTGCCAGGACGTCGGGGTGGCGGGTGTTGGCGTTGCGCCAGCGCAGGTAGGTCTGCAGTTTCCGGGTCAGCGTGGGGTGGTTGGGGTGGTTCGAGCCGGCGATGACGAAGGTGCGTAGCGGCCCGAACTGGGCCTCGATCGGGTTGGCCCAGGAGGCGTAGGTCGGGGTGAAGCACAACTCGACCTTGTTCCGGGCTGCCCACCTGCGAATTTTGAGGCCTTTGTGTGCGGACAGGTTGTCCAGGATCACGTAGATCGGTGCCCCGTCCGGACGGGCGGCGCGGATCGACTTGAGTGCGGCGAGGGTGTTCACGGCACTCTTGCGGCATCGGACGACGCCCCAGAGTTGGTCGTCACCGATGCTGTAGCAGCCGTGGAACTGCCGGACGCCGTGCAGTTTGTGATAGTTCGCGGGCAGCCGGTGTGGGTGTCGGGCCGGTGCCCACCCGGCGCCGGCCTGCGGGCGGATCGTGAGGGGACCGAACTCGTCGAACGCGAACACCCGCTGCGGGAAGTGGCTGCTCACGTACTCGATCCGGGCGAGTTTGGTGTCCCGGTCAGGGTCGGTGGACTCCTTCCACGTTTTTGTCCGCTGGAAGGTGATCTTCTGCTGGTGCAGGATCTGCCGCAGCCGCTCCCGCCCGATACGGATCGGGCGGGCAGTATGCGAGCCCAGGTAGTCGGCGAGCTTACGCACACTCCAGCGGGTGAACGGTTTCCCCAGCTTCTCGGGGCGGGTGTTGGCCGTCTCGACGATGAACGCTTGATCGTCAGGACTGATCTGGCGGGGACGGCCACCCGCCCACTGAGGGTCCAGGCTGGCCATCCCCATCTCGTTGAACCGGTGGATGACCTGCCGGATCGTGTCCTCGTCGGCTTGGACGAGGCGGGCGATCGCCGGCACCGTGTTCCCGCCGGCCGAGGCGAGCACGACCATCGCCCGCCGTAGTCGGATCGCTGAACCGGTTCCCCGGCGAGTAATTCTGAGCAGCTGCTGACCCTCCTGGTCACTGAGCCGCCGCACACGTACAGGATCTGCCACCGCCACAGCCTGACCGCCACGACGCCGCCCAGCCGACAGGCCGGACGGCGTGTCACCCAACACCGCGAACGTTCGTGGTCACGGCACTAGTGTCCTGCGCCAGAAATTCGCCTACAAAATCGTGCGAGTGATTCGAGGATCTCTTCGGCGGTCTTGGTCCAGATGAAGGGACGTGGATTGCTGTTCCAGTCGGTGATCCACGCCCGAATGTCCGCCTCAAGGGACCGGACACTCTTGTGCGCGCCACGACGGATCTTTTGTTCGGTGAGGTAGCCGAACCAGCGTTCGACCTGGTTGAGCCAGGACGAGCCGGTCGGGGTGAAGTGCATGTGGAAGCGGGGGTGTCTGGCGAGCCAGGCCCGGATGGCCGGGGTCTTGTGGGTGCCGTAGTTGTCGCAGATCAGGTGGATGTCGAGGTCGGCGGGCACGGTCTTGTCGATCGCGGTCAGGAACTTCTGGAACTCGGTGGCGCGGTGCTGGCGGTGGAGTTGGCCGATCACGGTGCCGTCGGCGACGTTGAACGCGGCGAACAGGCTGGTGATGCCGTTACGGACGTAGTCGTGGGTGCGGCGTTCCGGCATGCCGGGCATCATCGGCAGTACCGGCTGGGAGCGGTCCAAGGCCTGGATCTGGGATTTCTCGTCGACGCACAGCACCACGGCCCGTTCCGGCGGGTTGTGGTACAGGCCGACCACGTCAACGACCTTCTCCATGAACTGCGGATCGGTGGACAGTTTGAACGTGTCCGCCCGGTGTGGCTTGAGGCCGAAGTCCCGCCAGATTCGCCCGATGGTGGACTTCGACAGCCCGGATCGCTCGGCCATTGACGTGCGGGACCAGTGCGTGGCGTTGCGTGGTACCTGCTCCAGAGTCGCGACCACCACCTGTTCCACCTGGTCCAGGCTGATCGACGGCGGGCGGCCCGGCCGTTGCTCGTCGATAAGGCCGTCGAGCCGCAGCTTCAGGAACCGCCGCCGCCACTTACCCACAGTGGACAGATGGACACCCAGCTCCGTCGCCACGTCGACGTTCGAGGCGCCCTCGGCACACGCCAGGATGATCCGTGACCGCATCGCCAGAACCTGCGACGACTTCGCCCGCCGTGACCAGCGCGTCAACGTCGCCCGCTCTTCGTCCGTCAGCGTCAACGGTGGGGTCGGACGCCCGGTTCTTGGCATCCTCGTAGCCTACACCCACTTATAAGGCGAATTTCTGGCGCAGGACACTAGCAGGGCACGAGCCGTCGCTTGTCGGTCCAAGTCTGTGGGCACCGGCTTGGTCGACTCCTCCATGGCGGCATGGTGCCAGCCGGCTATGGCATCGATTGCTGGCACCGCCGAATGGTCCCGTGGCGGAGCGGGGCGCGAGGCGGGCAGTTCGCTTAGTGTTCGCGGAATCCGGCTGCTCCGCCCCTCTGTTGATCTTGCAGGTTCTGTTGGACCTCCTGATCGGGTTGCTGCTTCGAACGATCGGAGGCCGATGCCTGCGTGTGGGTGCCGGGCTGAGGTTCGAAGGCACCAGCGGATCCAAGTCCTGCGATAGCCCATGCGATAAGGCCGCCGATGGTGCTGGCGGTGACTCCCCACCAGCTCAGGGAGGGCCAGAAGTAGTAGATGAAGCCTGCGCCGAACAGTGGTACCCAGATGGCACGGTCGAAGTACTCGATGCTTCTCCAGACTAGAAAGCCCATGAGGAACAGCCACGCCAGGGCAAGTTCCCACCATGACTGCTTGTACCGGTCGCGTTCGGCTCGCTGCGAGAAGCGCTCGAACGCGGCAGGTATCGCCTTCAGCGCCCGCGGCACCGAGTCACTCGGCCCCGGTTCTGCGCTGGGCGAAGGAGTCGACGATGTGGCGGCGCCTGCGGCGGGCGTGGTGGCTGCCGCCGGTGGAGCTGGGGCGGCAGGTGGGAAGTAGTAGGCGTAGACGCCCCAGCCCAGGGCGAGAAGCGCGATGATCGTGCTGACAACGGTCGCACGGTCCGACTTCGGTCGTGACAAGTTCACTCCACCCTCGGGCGAGCCGACATCCCGATTGTATCGAAGAGTTTCAGATGGTGCTGGGCTGGTGACTGAGGGCTTCCGTGGTGGCCGCAGCTGACACCCGGCAGAAGGCCGTGAACCGCACAGCAAAGATGCGCGCCTGCGGTGAAAGAGCCATCTCCACCGTCAGGCCTGGAGATCCTCGCCAAGCTACGCTGCTGCCCACGCCAAGCCACCACGATCGTGCGGGACATCCTCGTCCTGCAACAGGTCGAAGCCAACCGTTACGCACGACAAAAGAGCTGGCAGGGCCGGTCCGCTCGATCGGTGGGGGCCGGGTGTCGACCGTCGAAGATAGACAAGCTCCTGGTAGATGGGGTGATCGACCAAAACACATGTCGC is a window of Micromonospora polyrhachis DNA encoding:
- a CDS encoding nuclear transport factor 2 family protein; its protein translation is METRAAAQRWARTWATAWPVKDVAAIVALQAEEGDHWASMFRPYRGRDGLREYVTECFAEETRPAETWFAEPQVDGATAAVEYWVVLYVDEKPTTISGCTVLRFDESGLVTEARDYSHVREGRHLPPDGLFD
- a CDS encoding sigma-70 family RNA polymerase sigma factor, which codes for MRRDEDEGRRQFSEYFAARREAVRHTAYLICGDWHWADDLTQAAFIRVATAWHRIRDPQAVDAFVRTCLVRTYLSETRRVWRRRERSVAQMPDQASGNDDAESATRRVLFAQALRQVPPRQRVTLVCRFYQGLDVAETAAALGCSEGTVKDR
- a CDS encoding IS630 family transposase yields the protein MPRTGRPTPPLTLTDEERATLTRWSRRAKSSQVLAMRSRIILACAEGASNVDVATELGVHLSTVGKWRRRFLKLRLDGLIDEQRPGRPPSISLDQVEQVVVATLEQVPRNATHWSRTSMAERSGLSKSTIGRIWRDFGLKPHRADTFKLSTDPQFMEKVVDVVGLYHNPPERAVVLCVDEKSQIQALDRSQPVLPMMPGMPERRTHDYVRNGITSLFAAFNVADGTVIGQLHRQHRATEFQKFLTAIDKTVPADLDIHLICDNYGTHKTPAIRAWLARHPRFHMHFTPTGSSWLNQVERWFGYLTEQKIRRGAHKSVRSLEADIRAWITDWNSNPRPFIWTKTAEEILESLARFCRRISGAGH
- a CDS encoding DinB family protein, whose amino-acid sequence is MPVARVDLLTRQLDIAWALLEYHLADLDDTVCHWEPAPVCWAVRPDEHGRWVADWAVPEPDPVPAVSVGWVTWHIGYWWTTTLGHCFGSGAPEREEITWPGSMAAATDWLRGLRDDWRANLLPLTDADLDSVERTAGLPWGEKLTLADVAGWVNIELTKNVAEIGLVRNLYRVQH
- a CDS encoding recombinase family protein, whose translation is MRYQRASQDKKEQGKSVSDQGNLNLAEIHRNGWSEAASFTDNNLSASRHATKEREDFERMMDGIRAGRYDVLVVWEVSRKERDLAVFVKIRDLCHEVGLYFWLVGGVLFDLRDKNDRMMLGFQAVQAEWLADSIRDNVLRGINGAAEAGRPHGKVTYGYRRIYDQRTKALLRQEPDTETRQAVAADGTVTEYSHAQVVRDNFRKISEGMPLTVREAELNQLGIPAPQGGVWRRGVLRKQVMNPAYIGKRVLRGEIVGDGIWPALVDEETYWSVVRMLADPSRTTTRPARAVHLLSYIVRCGVCGGPLSSQKVNRHGWTGQVYSCLHKRCAAVKAEYLDEYVQRVVVAWLSRPDVYEILSTAGASDEEAAFARAEAQRLRGELEDWRKLGEEGDVTAIAYARAEKRLLAKIAEHEQRAAEAGVPAVLRGRIGDQAVPAWQVLGDDVAVKREIIRLVADIKLLRAGFKGERRSFGRHRLDWRWKFGPQDQQAA
- a CDS encoding IS630 family transposase is translated as MADPVRVRRLSDQEGQQLLRITRRGTGSAIRLRRAMVVLASAGGNTVPAIARLVQADEDTIRQVIHRFNEMGMASLDPQWAGGRPRQISPDDQAFIVETANTRPEKLGKPFTRWSVRKLADYLGSHTARPIRIGRERLRQILHQQKITFQRTKTWKESTDPDRDTKLARIEYVSSHFPQRVFAFDEFGPLTIRPQAGAGWAPARHPHRLPANYHKLHGVRQFHGCYSIGDDQLWGVVRCRKSAVNTLAALKSIRAARPDGAPIYVILDNLSAHKGLKIRRWAARNKVELCFTPTYASWANPIEAQFGPLRTFVIAGSNHPNHPTLTRKLQTYLRWRNANTRHPDVLAAQRRERARIRSERQRQWGQPATRAA
- a CDS encoding DIP1984 family protein, which produces MKLAEALAERADAARRVEQLRARITTNARYQEGETPSEDAHRLLVEVDDVLETLEVLIRRINRTNATVTMGDDGTLTDALARRDVLRMRHSVVTAAADAAAGSQRGHAVRQLRSELAMVSALPVAQLREQADRLAREIRELDVRIQRTNWEADLLD